One part of the Bacteroidota bacterium genome encodes these proteins:
- a CDS encoding amino acid permease translates to MENQNPDTELKRSLGLIDATMIVAGSMIGSGIFIVSSDMARAVGSAGYLILLWIITGVITVFAALSYGELAGMMPKAGGQFVYIERAFGKLTSFLYGWTVFTVISTGVIAAVAVAFAKYSAIFFPILNSTIFSIGEKFSITPGQLCAIAMIVLLTYINTRGVNSGKMIQGIFTSTKLLALFALIVLGIFFGMKSNTLAENFSHPWDASTTTFKDGILNVVPLAGFALLGAMGSTIINSLFSADAWNNVTFIAGEIKDPKKNIPRSLFLGTFLVTTIYVLANVAYLSLLPLKGNPNAADVAGLGMQFATNDRVGASAAYMIFGDASLFIMAGLIMVSTFGCNNGLILAGARVYYAMAKDKLFFQKAAAVNSKSVPGNALWFQCAWACALCLTGTYKDLVNYSTFASMIFYIVTITGIFVLRKKEPDTERPYKAFGYPLVPALYILAALAVCIILIIYDGRNTGFGLVCVAAGIPVYYLTVGRKK, encoded by the coding sequence ATGGAGAATCAAAATCCCGATACAGAATTAAAACGTTCACTCGGTCTCATTGATGCAACAATGATTGTTGCCGGCTCCATGATTGGCTCGGGAATTTTCATAGTGAGTTCGGATATGGCGCGCGCGGTTGGCTCTGCTGGATATTTAATTTTACTTTGGATAATTACAGGAGTGATTACCGTGTTCGCAGCGCTGAGTTACGGAGAACTGGCGGGCATGATGCCCAAAGCAGGCGGACAATTTGTTTACATTGAACGCGCGTTCGGAAAACTTACTTCGTTTCTTTATGGCTGGACGGTCTTCACAGTAATTTCAACGGGAGTAATTGCGGCAGTGGCGGTTGCGTTTGCAAAATACTCAGCAATCTTCTTTCCCATTCTGAACTCAACTATTTTTTCAATCGGAGAAAAATTTTCTATCACGCCTGGTCAGTTATGCGCCATCGCAATGATTGTTCTTCTTACTTATATCAACACGCGCGGGGTGAACAGCGGAAAAATGATTCAGGGAATTTTCACTTCGACAAAACTTCTTGCGCTCTTTGCGCTGATTGTTCTCGGAATTTTTTTCGGAATGAAATCAAACACGCTTGCAGAAAATTTTTCTCATCCGTGGGATGCATCCACAACAACTTTCAAGGATGGAATTCTGAATGTTGTTCCGCTTGCGGGGTTTGCTTTGCTTGGCGCGATGGGTTCCACAATAATTAATTCTCTTTTCTCTGCCGATGCGTGGAACAACGTTACGTTCATTGCCGGAGAAATTAAAGACCCGAAAAAAAATATTCCGCGTAGTTTGTTTCTCGGAACTTTTTTAGTCACCACAATTTATGTTCTTGCAAACGTTGCATATCTCTCTTTGCTTCCGCTGAAAGGAAATCCTAATGCAGCCGATGTTGCAGGATTGGGAATGCAGTTCGCAACGAATGACAGAGTAGGAGCGAGCGCTGCCTATATGATTTTCGGAGATGCTTCGCTGTTCATCATGGCGGGATTGATAATGGTTTCCACTTTTGGCTGCAACAACGGACTCATCCTCGCGGGCGCGCGCGTGTATTATGCCATGGCGAAGGATAAATTATTTTTTCAGAAAGCAGCTGCGGTAAATTCAAAATCAGTTCCCGGAAATGCGTTATGGTTTCAATGCGCATGGGCGTGTGCATTATGTTTGACGGGCACGTATAAAGATTTGGTGAACTACTCCACCTTCGCCTCCATGATTTTTTACATTGTAACTATCACCGGAATTTTTGTGCTGAGAAAAAAAGAGCCGGACACCGAGCGTCCGTACAAAGCATTCGGCTATCCGCTTGTTCCCGCGCTGTATATTCTTGCCGCACTTGCCGTTTGTATTATCCTTATTATATATGACGGAAGAAATACCGGTTTCGGATTGGTATGCGTTGCAGCAGGAATTCCGGTTTATTATCTCACCGTTGGCAGAAAAAAATAA
- a CDS encoding helix-hairpin-helix domain-containing protein gives MKQFFRDYFTFNRRERNGVFILLSIIILLLLYLSFSDFFFPQEKTDFSKFEKEIAEFETAQKKAADSITDSRKNYFSGNSLVSDSEETEKVFTKEKKYQKFEKKNNYEKTEKIVENKFPKKNATVIVELNSADTTSLKQLKGIGSGFAKRIVKFRDLLGGFVKKEQLLEVYGFDKEKFDLVSPQLEIDLSKVKKININSASVDDLKKHPYMDKKAAIKIFWHRINKGDYSDVSDIMKDNLVDGETFSKLAPYLTVK, from the coding sequence ATGAAGCAATTCTTTAGAGATTATTTTACTTTCAACCGCAGAGAGCGCAACGGAGTTTTCATTTTGCTTTCAATTATTATTCTGCTTTTGCTTTATCTTTCTTTCTCTGATTTCTTTTTTCCGCAGGAGAAAACTGATTTTTCAAAGTTTGAAAAAGAAATTGCAGAGTTTGAAACCGCACAAAAGAAAGCCGCTGATTCCATTACTGATTCAAGGAAAAATTATTTTTCAGGAAATAGTTTGGTTTCTGACTCGGAAGAAACGGAAAAAGTTTTTACCAAAGAAAAGAAGTATCAAAAGTTTGAAAAGAAAAATAATTATGAGAAAACCGAAAAAATAGTTGAGAATAAATTCCCGAAGAAAAATGCAACTGTAATTGTTGAATTAAATTCTGCCGATACCACTTCGTTAAAGCAATTGAAGGGAATCGGTTCGGGTTTTGCAAAACGCATCGTGAAGTTTCGTGACTTACTTGGCGGCTTTGTGAAAAAAGAACAACTGCTGGAAGTATATGGTTTCGATAAAGAAAAATTCGATTTGGTTTCTCCGCAACTGGAAATTGATTTATCGAAAGTCAAAAAAATAAATATTAATTCTGCTTCGGTGGATGATTTGAAAAAACATCCTTATATGGATAAGAAAGCCGCAATAAAAATTTTCTGGCATCGCATTAACAAAGGTGATTATTCAGATGTGTCGGATATTATGAAAGATAATTTGGTGGATGGAGAAACCTTCAGTAAACTTGCGCCCTATTTGACTGTGAAATGA
- a CDS encoding adenine phosphoribosyltransferase, producing the protein MTQEEKIKSSIRDVPDFPKKGIVFKDITPILKDSKLCTEIANGFIKQLKGKKIDAIVSTESRGFFFGFLLANKMGIPLIPLRKPGKLPYKTISHEYELEYGKAKVEMHVDALKKNWRVLIHDDLLATGGTAEASAVLVQRQNAKVAGFAFVVELGFLGGRKKLERYSDNIISLVRYG; encoded by the coding sequence ATGACGCAGGAAGAAAAAATAAAAAGCAGTATCAGAGATGTTCCCGATTTTCCAAAGAAAGGAATTGTTTTCAAAGACATAACCCCTATCCTGAAAGATTCAAAACTCTGTACGGAAATTGCAAACGGATTTATAAAACAATTAAAAGGAAAAAAGATTGATGCAATCGTAAGCACCGAAAGCCGCGGATTCTTTTTCGGATTTCTTCTCGCAAATAAAATGGGAATACCTCTCATTCCGCTACGCAAACCGGGAAAACTTCCTTACAAAACCATTTCACACGAATACGAACTCGAATACGGAAAAGCAAAAGTTGAAATGCACGTGGATGCACTGAAAAAAAACTGGCGCGTGCTCATTCACGATGATTTGCTCGCCACCGGAGGAACTGCTGAAGCATCGGCAGTTTTAGTGCAGCGTCAGAATGCAAAAGTCGCGGGCTTTGCTTTTGTGGTGGAACTTGGTTTTCTTGGCGGAAGAAAAAAACTGGAAAGATATTCTGATAACATTATAAGTTTAGTAAGATACGGATAA
- a CDS encoding acyl-CoA dehydrogenase family protein produces MEFSLSENQQMIAEMIRKFGDENIRPHMMEWDETQKFPVECFKKLGELGLMGVLVPAEYGGAGFGYMEYVTVISEIAKICGSIGLSVAAHNSLCTGHILQFGNEEQKKKYLPKLASAEWIGAWGLTEVNTGSDAANMLTTAVKDGDYYVLNGSKNFITHGVSGNVAVVIVRTGEKSDSHGMTSFIIEKGTPGFRGGRKENKLGMRASETTELIFENCRVHKSQMMGKEGDGFVQSLKVLDGGRISIAALGLGIAKGAYEASKKYSKERQQFGKPIAEFQAIAFKIADMATMIEAAELLTFQAAYKKQKGEKVTKLSAMAKYYTSEVACKVANEAVQIFGGYGYTKDFPVEKYYRDAKLCTIGEGTSEIQKLVIAREILK; encoded by the coding sequence ATGGAATTTTCTCTCAGCGAAAACCAGCAGATGATTGCGGAAATGATTCGCAAGTTTGGAGATGAAAATATTCGTCCTCACATGATGGAGTGGGATGAGACGCAAAAATTTCCTGTGGAATGTTTTAAAAAATTGGGCGAACTTGGATTAATGGGCGTTCTCGTGCCTGCTGAATACGGAGGAGCGGGATTTGGTTATATGGAATACGTAACAGTGATTTCCGAGATTGCAAAAATCTGCGGCTCGATTGGATTATCCGTTGCCGCGCACAATTCACTTTGCACCGGACATATTCTCCAATTTGGAAATGAAGAACAGAAGAAAAAATATTTACCCAAGCTTGCATCCGCAGAATGGATTGGCGCATGGGGATTGACTGAAGTAAACACGGGCTCTGACGCGGCAAACATGCTCACCACCGCAGTGAAGGATGGAGATTATTATGTGCTTAACGGTTCAAAAAATTTTATCACGCATGGTGTAAGCGGAAACGTTGCGGTTGTAATCGTGCGTACGGGAGAAAAAAGCGATTCGCACGGCATGACTTCTTTCATCATTGAAAAAGGCACTCCGGGTTTTCGCGGAGGAAGAAAAGAAAATAAATTGGGAATGCGCGCGAGCGAAACCACCGAATTGATTTTTGAAAACTGCCGCGTGCATAAATCGCAGATGATGGGAAAAGAAGGCGATGGTTTTGTTCAGTCGCTGAAAGTTTTGGATGGCGGAAGAATTTCCATTGCTGCGCTTGGTCTTGGAATTGCGAAAGGCGCATACGAAGCGTCAAAAAAATATTCCAAAGAGCGCCAGCAGTTTGGAAAACCCATAGCGGAATTTCAGGCAATTGCTTTTAAGATTGCCGACATGGCAACAATGATTGAGGCTGCAGAACTTCTCACCTTCCAGGCGGCATATAAAAAACAGAAAGGAGAAAAGGTTACAAAACTTTCTGCCATGGCGAAATATTATACTTCGGAAGTTGCCTGCAAAGTTGCCAACGAAGCCGTTCAGATTTTCGGAGGATATGGTTATACAAAAGATTTTCCTGTTGAAAAATATTACCGCGATGCAAAACTTTGTACGATAGGGGAAGGAACTTCTGAAATTCAGAAATTAGTTATTGCAAGAGAAATTCTGAAATAA
- a CDS encoding choice-of-anchor L domain-containing protein: MRIFFSLIFFSALLAVSSDSFSQLQVTPNNNPAQLAQTLAGNGVTISGATMNCPSLSSPTNNPSGTFVGTSSNIGIAGGVLLTSGDVQWAVGPNISPSSGADNNFTFNDPDLMAIDPNLTNDVCILEFDAKPTCNTLAFTFSFGSEEYPEFVGSFNDGFGIFVTGTNPSGPNYTGYNMALLPPPAPPGTPVSINNVNNGNYSCPGPPSGPCANCSFYIDNCTGTTVEYDAFTKPVTVTLSVVPCTNYHFKLAIADALDHIYDTGVFFAMQSLICATSLTVAATYTNSVCSANTGAATVTSVQGGQSPYTYVWNTTPPQNTQTATGLAPGSYTVNVVDANGCLSGTQSVTISTGGGFTVTPTQVNVKCFGANNGSASITNPTGGSAPYTYAWSTNPVQTSTSINNVPAGNYTCTITDATGCTFTQTFTITQPPALTASIVSSTNVSCPPPSNPNGSATASGSGGNGTLTYSWSTSPSQSGATANNLAAGNYIVTVTDANGCTKTASVTITSPATSTLTTSSTPADCGVTNGTATANITGGANPHTYLWLTNPIQSTPTATGLQGGSTYTIIVTDGNGCTQMQNITIGGGKPPVANFTYTPFDVVNLLDPLVIFSDASLGNTGMWNWNFGDSLSSNNISSLQNPTHTYSDTGIYCITLAIADPSGVCKDTLVKCLRVEAPFTFYIPNAFTPGRTDGINDFFTAFGTYIKEFEMEIFDRWGNLVWSCHTFGNPQSDSKCTWDGKIKRNGDTVQEDVYVWKVHLKDLKDKKYDYIGTITIAK; the protein is encoded by the coding sequence ATGAGAATTTTTTTTTCACTGATTTTCTTTTCAGCGCTGCTTGCGGTTTCATCTGATTCATTTTCTCAATTACAGGTTACACCGAATAACAACCCCGCTCAACTTGCGCAAACATTGGCGGGCAACGGTGTTACTATTTCCGGGGCTACGATGAACTGCCCGAGTTTAAGTTCTCCCACCAACAATCCGAGCGGAACATTTGTAGGCACATCGAGCAATATAGGAATTGCCGGAGGCGTGCTGCTTACTTCAGGAGATGTTCAATGGGCAGTGGGTCCGAATATATCTCCAAGTTCCGGTGCAGATAATAATTTTACTTTTAATGACCCCGATTTAATGGCGATTGACCCGAACCTTACAAACGATGTTTGCATTTTAGAGTTTGATGCCAAGCCAACCTGCAACACGCTTGCATTTACTTTTTCTTTCGGCTCTGAAGAATATCCGGAGTTTGTCGGTTCGTTCAATGATGGGTTTGGAATTTTTGTTACCGGCACTAATCCTTCAGGACCAAACTACACCGGATACAATATGGCTTTGCTTCCTCCTCCTGCGCCACCGGGCACTCCTGTTTCTATCAACAATGTGAACAATGGAAATTATTCTTGCCCTGGTCCTCCTTCCGGTCCTTGTGCAAATTGCTCTTTTTATATAGACAATTGCACCGGAACTACTGTGGAATACGATGCGTTCACCAAGCCGGTTACGGTTACACTTAGCGTTGTTCCCTGCACCAATTACCATTTTAAATTAGCCATTGCCGATGCGCTCGACCATATTTACGATACCGGAGTTTTTTTTGCCATGCAATCTCTCATATGCGCAACTTCTCTTACGGTGGCGGCAACTTATACTAATTCTGTTTGCTCTGCAAATACCGGTGCTGCAACCGTAACCAGCGTTCAGGGCGGTCAGTCGCCTTACACTTACGTATGGAATACCACTCCCCCGCAAAATACACAGACCGCCACAGGGCTCGCTCCGGGAAGTTATACTGTTAATGTTGTTGATGCCAACGGATGCTTAAGCGGAACACAAAGTGTAACCATTTCAACTGGCGGAGGGTTTACAGTAACTCCCACGCAGGTAAATGTAAAATGTTTCGGGGCTAACAACGGCAGCGCTTCCATCACAAATCCAACTGGCGGAAGTGCGCCATACACGTATGCATGGAGCACCAATCCTGTTCAAACCAGCACAAGCATTAACAATGTTCCCGCAGGAAATTATACCTGCACCATTACCGATGCCACCGGCTGCACCTTTACGCAAACCTTTACCATTACTCAGCCGCCAGCGCTTACTGCTTCCATTGTTTCTTCCACCAATGTGAGTTGCCCTCCTCCTTCCAATCCGAACGGCTCGGCTACTGCCAGCGGAAGCGGAGGAAACGGAACGCTCACTTATTCGTGGAGCACTTCGCCTTCGCAATCAGGCGCCACAGCAAATAATCTTGCTGCCGGAAATTATATAGTCACTGTTACCGATGCGAACGGATGTACAAAAACTGCGAGCGTAACCATTACATCTCCCGCCACCTCCACGCTCACCACTTCTTCTACCCCTGCCGACTGCGGAGTAACGAACGGAACAGCAACTGCAAATATTACCGGAGGAGCGAATCCGCATACCTATTTATGGCTTACCAATCCCATTCAATCCACTCCCACTGCCACAGGGCTGCAGGGTGGTTCCACTTATACGATAATTGTTACCGATGGAAACGGATGCACGCAAATGCAGAACATAACCATTGGAGGAGGAAAACCGCCCGTTGCCAATTTCACTTACACTCCATTTGATGTGGTGAACCTGCTTGACCCGCTTGTGATTTTCTCCGATGCTTCGTTGGGAAACACGGGCATGTGGAACTGGAATTTTGGCGATTCGCTTTCTTCCAACAATATTTCTTCGCTGCAAAATCCTACACACACCTATTCCGATACGGGAATTTATTGCATCACTCTTGCCATTGCCGATCCATCGGGAGTTTGCAAGGATACGCTCGTGAAATGCCTGCGCGTGGAAGCGCCTTTCACCTTTTATATTCCGAATGCATTTACTCCGGGAAGAACAGACGGGATAAATGATTTCTTTACCGCATTCGGAACTTACATCAAAGAATTTGAAATGGAAATTTTTGACCGCTGGGGAAACCTCGTGTGGAGTTGCCATACTTTCGGCAACCCGCAGAGCGATTCTAAATGCACCTGGGACGGAAAAATAAAACGCAATGGCGACACGGTGCAGGAAGATGTTTACGTTTGGAAAGTGCACCTCAAAGACCTGAAAGATAAAAAATACGACTACATCGGCACGATTACGATTGCCAAATAA
- a CDS encoding gliding motility-associated C-terminal domain-containing protein translates to MKYFLHSLFFIAATMGISLPETFSQGLPGACGKHNVTISPMNGNGVMGGPIYNKSACGLNYVYDTTLTETRYNTYTTSGYYGSGFPAKWTIAGLPAGYVLDKAFVWALTGYQSATAPNGTVTITNPAAATTSYASGGPIGTDGPKCWGETGTAVYRWDVTTSVSGNGTYNFNVSGFSNPNWEIDGMTLMIIYTDPGATYMGSLDIWDGAMTDGQTGMYKPYTMTGLTVSGTPTLARAWATSSDHQDNVAATHNTTLNGNVIAFPNDFYCYDEAPVTLTCGQTTSLFAQDGGGSDCWLWGNMGVYYQLSSCNVLSLTVAPTNSTCNAPNGSAIANVSGGTQPYTYLWSTGATTTSISNLTAGNYSVSVTGTGGCGPVSATFTITTSPGPNVTFTTTATKCSGGSNGSATLTATGGNAPYTYAWATTPIQTSTTATGLSAGTYSVQVSDASGCKATYTVAVTQPPALAATTTSTPTQCTANIGTATATGSGGTSPYTYSWNTSPVQNAQTATGLGIGNYVATVTDANGCTKTQTVSVTTQAPTLTAATNVLNNVKCFGNSDGNAMVNGGGGTLPYTYLWATSPNQTTQAATGLPVGTYSVMITDANGCTKVSTVNITQPTQLTLSNSTAIASCGMANGSASAFASGGTSPYTYTWLTSPVQMTQTLNNISGGTYNVLVTDGNGCNQSMTVVVPQKGPPVANFYDTPDTVNLLDGTVYCFNGSSNNTATWYWTFGDPNNPSTSSVENPFHVYTDTGVYCITLYVADSGGVCMDTITHCIYVEAPFTFYAPNAFTPNEDGFNEYFTGLGSYIIDFNMWIFDRWGNLIWSCHTFGDPQSDKKCSWDGKVKRNGELVQEDVYVWKVELTDANKKQHKYIGNVSMVR, encoded by the coding sequence ATGAAGTATTTTTTACATTCACTATTTTTCATCGCTGCCACTATGGGAATATCGCTTCCCGAAACATTTTCACAAGGGCTGCCGGGCGCCTGCGGAAAACACAATGTTACCATTTCTCCCATGAACGGAAACGGTGTTATGGGCGGACCCATTTACAATAAATCCGCCTGCGGATTAAATTATGTGTATGACACCACGTTGACTGAAACAAGATATAATACCTACACTACTTCCGGCTACTATGGCTCCGGGTTTCCTGCCAAATGGACGATTGCTGGTTTACCTGCTGGTTATGTTTTGGATAAGGCATTTGTCTGGGCGCTGACGGGCTATCAATCAGCCACTGCTCCAAATGGAACAGTTACCATTACAAATCCCGCTGCCGCCACCACCAGTTACGCATCGGGCGGTCCCATTGGAACAGACGGTCCCAAATGCTGGGGAGAAACCGGCACTGCCGTTTACCGCTGGGATGTAACTACATCTGTTAGCGGAAACGGAACTTACAACTTCAATGTTTCCGGCTTCTCCAATCCCAACTGGGAGATAGACGGAATGACACTTATGATTATTTATACTGATCCCGGTGCTACTTACATGGGCTCTCTTGATATCTGGGATGGCGCAATGACTGACGGGCAAACAGGCATGTATAAACCATACACCATGACCGGCTTGACTGTTTCGGGAACGCCTACGCTTGCGCGCGCATGGGCAACTTCTTCCGACCACCAGGACAATGTTGCCGCCACGCATAATACCACCTTGAATGGTAACGTCATTGCTTTCCCCAATGATTTTTATTGCTACGATGAAGCGCCTGTAACATTAACTTGTGGACAAACTACTTCCCTATTCGCCCAAGATGGAGGAGGAAGCGACTGCTGGCTCTGGGGAAATATGGGAGTATATTATCAGCTATCCAGTTGTAATGTTCTTTCCCTAACTGTTGCTCCCACCAATTCCACCTGCAACGCTCCAAATGGTTCTGCTATTGCAAATGTATCGGGAGGAACACAACCTTATACGTATTTATGGAGTACAGGAGCCACGACAACTTCCATCAGTAACCTTACAGCAGGAAATTATTCTGTTTCTGTTACTGGTACAGGCGGATGTGGTCCGGTTTCGGCAACTTTTACAATTACAACTTCTCCCGGTCCCAATGTAACATTTACAACCACCGCCACCAAATGCAGCGGAGGCAGCAACGGCTCCGCCACATTAACTGCTACTGGAGGAAACGCTCCCTACACATATGCATGGGCAACAACTCCAATACAAACATCTACCACTGCCACCGGGCTTTCGGCAGGAACTTATTCCGTTCAGGTGAGCGATGCTTCGGGCTGCAAAGCCACTTACACCGTTGCGGTAACGCAGCCACCGGCTTTGGCGGCAACCACCACTTCCACCCCCACGCAATGCACGGCAAACATAGGAACTGCTACAGCCACCGGCTCGGGCGGAACTTCTCCCTATACTTATTCATGGAACACATCTCCCGTGCAGAATGCCCAGACAGCAACAGGGCTTGGCATTGGCAACTATGTAGCAACCGTAACCGATGCCAATGGCTGCACCAAAACGCAGACAGTTTCTGTTACCACGCAGGCGCCCACATTAACTGCTGCTACTAACGTGCTTAACAACGTGAAGTGCTTCGGCAACAGCGATGGAAATGCCATGGTGAACGGAGGCGGAGGAACACTTCCTTATACGTATTTATGGGCTACTTCGCCTAATCAAACCACGCAAGCGGCAACGGGGCTGCCTGTGGGAACTTACTCAGTAATGATTACCGATGCCAACGGCTGCACGAAAGTTTCCACCGTAAACATTACGCAGCCCACCCAACTCACTTTATCCAATTCCACCGCCATTGCTTCCTGCGGAATGGCAAACGGCTCTGCCAGCGCCTTCGCTTCGGGCGGAACTTCGCCTTATACTTACACGTGGCTTACTTCTCCTGTGCAAATGACTCAAACACTCAATAATATTTCCGGTGGAACCTACAATGTATTGGTAACGGATGGCAACGGATGCAATCAATCAATGACGGTGGTTGTTCCGCAGAAAGGTCCGCCCGTTGCAAATTTCTATGACACTCCCGATACCGTAAACCTGCTTGACGGAACCGTATATTGTTTCAATGGCTCCTCCAACAATACGGCTACCTGGTACTGGACGTTTGGCGACCCGAATAATCCTTCCACGAGCAGCGTGGAAAATCCTTTCCATGTGTATACCGATACGGGCGTGTATTGCATCACGCTTTACGTTGCCGATTCGGGAGGCGTATGCATGGATACCATCACGCACTGCATTTACGTGGAAGCGCCCTTCACCTTTTACGCTCCCAATGCTTTTACTCCGAATGAAGACGGCTTCAATGAATATTTCACCGGGCTGGGTTCCTACATCATTGATTTCAACATGTGGATTTTTGACCGCTGGGGAAATTTAATCTGGAGTTGCCACACCTTTGGCGACCCGCAAAGCGATAAGAAATGCTCGTGGGATGGAAAAGTAAAGCGCAACGGAGAATTGGTGCAGGAAGATGTGTATGTATGGAAAGTGGAACTCACCGATGCCAACAAGAAACAGCATAAATATATCGGGAATGTGAGCATGGTGAGATAA
- a CDS encoding DUF885 domain-containing protein, with product MKKIIFLFFITGLLFFSCENNPSATRQLINPPDADSSFSKFSANFIEDLWKLYPGWASSQGYHKYDSVLVVTDEAFHQKEIAFANEKLEALKKMDITKLSSSNKTDFHILDNMLNGIIFNVNEFREYEWNPASYNVSSTFADILQNKNEPNEEKLRALSQRMKPIKAYYENAKKMIKNPTIEHTDLAIQQNKGGEEVFTGMMMDSLAKCKMDEHEIQIIEMQIKYFVKVIDDYVSWLKDLRSKLNPPKSPFSKGESEAGGFEARSFRIGKDLYEKKFMYDIQSHFTAEEIYNKAVQRKDEIQKEMLGITKKIFHNYFPNIRLSGFTKSEVKMLIDEISKKHVKPGDFQTEIEKQIPMLTKFVSDKNLLYMDPAKPLVVRKEPAYMAGVAGASMSSPGPYDKEGNSYYNVGSLAHYSKEEAESYLREYNHYILQILSIHEAIPGHYAQLIYSNQSPSRVKSLFGNGAMIEGWAVYSERLMLENGFGAGPDSLEMWLMYYKWHLRSVCNTILDYSVHVRGMSKEDAIKFLVEDAFQQKQEAENKWKRVSLTQVQLDSYFTGFTEIYELREEMKKKLGEKFNLKEFNEKFLSYGSAPVKYIRQLMLEN from the coding sequence ATGAAAAAAATAATTTTTCTGTTCTTCATCACGGGCTTGCTATTTTTCTCCTGTGAAAATAACCCCTCTGCAACCCGGCAACTCATCAACCCGCCAGATGCAGATTCTTCTTTTTCAAAATTCAGTGCCAACTTCATAGAGGATTTATGGAAACTTTACCCCGGATGGGCTTCATCACAAGGATATCATAAATATGACAGTGTTCTCGTTGTGACCGATGAGGCGTTTCATCAAAAAGAAATTGCTTTTGCAAATGAAAAGCTGGAAGCGCTGAAAAAAATGGACATCACAAAACTTTCTTCTTCCAACAAAACAGATTTTCACATTCTCGATAACATGCTGAACGGAATTATTTTTAATGTAAATGAATTCCGTGAATATGAATGGAATCCTGCTTCGTATAATGTGAGTTCAACCTTTGCAGATATTCTTCAGAATAAAAATGAACCGAACGAAGAAAAACTCCGCGCGCTTTCTCAGCGCATGAAACCTATTAAAGCATATTATGAAAATGCGAAAAAGATGATTAAGAATCCAACCATTGAACATACCGATTTGGCGATTCAGCAAAACAAAGGAGGAGAAGAAGTTTTTACGGGAATGATGATGGATTCGCTGGCGAAATGCAAAATGGATGAACACGAAATTCAGATAATCGAAATGCAGATTAAATATTTTGTGAAAGTCATTGACGATTATGTTTCCTGGCTGAAAGATTTGCGCTCGAAGTTGAATCCCCCTAAGTCCCCCTTTTCAAAGGGGGAAAGCGAAGCAGGGGGATTTGAAGCGCGTTCTTTCAGAATAGGAAAAGATTTATACGAGAAGAAATTTATGTACGATATCCAATCGCATTTTACTGCCGAAGAAATTTACAATAAAGCCGTTCAGCGCAAGGACGAGATTCAAAAAGAAATGCTGGGCATTACTAAAAAGATTTTTCACAACTATTTTCCCAATATCCGACTGAGTGGTTTCACAAAATCGGAAGTTAAAATGCTCATAGACGAAATTTCTAAAAAGCATGTGAAGCCCGGAGATTTTCAAACCGAAATAGAAAAACAAATTCCCATGCTTACAAAATTCGTGAGCGACAAAAATCTATTATACATGGATCCTGCAAAACCATTGGTGGTTCGTAAAGAACCTGCTTACATGGCAGGAGTTGCGGGCGCTTCCATGTCTTCACCCGGTCCGTATGACAAAGAGGGAAATTCTTATTACAACGTTGGTTCGCTGGCTCATTATTCAAAAGAAGAAGCCGAAAGTTATCTGCGTGAATACAATCATTACATCCTGCAAATACTTTCCATTCACGAAGCCATTCCGGGGCATTACGCGCAATTGATTTACAGCAATCAATCGCCCAGTAGGGTGAAAAGTTTATTCGGCAACGGAGCAATGATTGAAGGATGGGCGGTTTATTCAGAACGCCTCATGCTTGAAAACGGTTTTGGCGCAGGACCCGATTCACTTGAAATGTGGCTGATGTATTATAAATGGCATTTGCGCTCTGTATGCAACACCATTTTGGATTACAGCGTGCATGTTCGCGGAATGAGCAAAGAAGATGCAATCAAATTTCTGGTGGAAGATGCTTTCCAGCAAAAACAGGAAGCCGAAAATAAATGGAAGCGGGTTTCCCTCACGCAAGTTCAGTTGGATTCTTACTTCACCGGCTTCACCGAAATTTATGAACTAAGGGAAGAGATGAAGAAAAAACTTGGAGAGAAATTCAACCTGAAAGAGTTCAATGAGAAGTTTCTCAGTTATGGCAGCGCTCCGGTGAAATACATCCGGCAATTAATGCTTGAAAATTAA